The sequence GATCATCCGCCGGGTGTCCCCGCTGCTGCACACGCCGCTCATGTCCCTCACCAACGCCATCTCCGCGATCGCCGTCGTCGGCTCCATCCTCGTGGCCGGCGAGCAGAAGTCGCTCCTCTCGACGGTGCTCGGAACCGCGGCGGTGACCTGCTC comes from Deltaproteobacteria bacterium and encodes:
- a CDS encoding NAD(P) transhydrogenase subunit alpha, which gives rise to MTPELELGLYVFVLATFLGLEIIRRVSPLLHTPLMSLTNAISAIAVVGSILVAGEQKSLLSTVLGTAAVTCSMINIVGGYLITWRMLRMFRKSGKGKP